The following is a genomic window from Thermococcus sp..
GCATCTCAACGAAGCCCCTCTAGGGCATCCCCAACCTTAATGGCATCATTAACGATGACCATCCTAACTCCAGTGGAATCCAGAATCATCTTGCCCTTCGGACAGTCCGTCCTTGATATTATGGCGTTAACGCCGAGGTTGACCAGGAAGAGAGCAACTTTTGAACCCGCGCCGTAAGGCTCCCGTTTGTAAGGGTTCTCGATAACCTTGATCCCATTAACTTTCCCGTCCTCAAGCTCGACCAGCGTAAAGGTTTCCGCCCTCACCAAGCTCTCGTGAACATCATCGTCGAGACCGCCCTCTGAAGTAGGAACCGCGACCAGCGTTTTCACCACCTGCCGAAAATGGGTGAAAGGATTTTTAAGTGTAGT
Proteins encoded in this region:
- a CDS encoding NifB/NifX family molybdenum-iron cluster-binding protein; translation: MKTLVAVPTSEGGLDDDVHESLVRAETFTLVELEDGKVNGIKVIENPYKREPYGAGSKVALFLVNLGVNAIISRTDCPKGKMILDSTGVRMVIVNDAIKVGDALEGLR